In Terriglobales bacterium, the sequence TTCAAGGAGGACGTCCGGGTTAACGATGCCGGTGAAGTTTCGCTTCCCCTGATCGGTAGTGTAATCGTAGGTGGAAGCACGCCGGAGGAGGCACGCGCGCTGATCGCCAGAAAGCTGGTAGAGGGTGGATTTTTCCGCGATCCCAATGTCGAGTTGTTCGTAAAGGAATACTCCTCGCAAGCGGTCAGCATCATGGGCGAAGTGATGAAGCCTGGAGTTTATCCACTGCTGAGCACGAGGCGGCTCTACGACGTCATTTCCCTGGCCGGTGGCCTTACGCCAAAAGCGGGCAAGCTGGTGACCGTGACTCACCGCGACCAGCCGCAAAATCCGATTGAGGTTAACTTCAGCAACGATCCGGCGAAATCCATCGAAAGCAATGTTGAGATCTACCCCGGAGACACCGTAGTCGTCGCCAAGGCGGGAATCGTATATGTGGTGGGCGATGTGGGGCGGCCTGGCGGCTTCATCATGGAGAACGGGGAGAAGATGACCGTGTTGCAGGTGATCGCTATGGCGCAGGGCCCGAACCGTACAGCAGCGATGAATGGTTCGCGTCTGCTGCGGAAGGGAGCCAGCGGAATTACCGAAACCCCCGTGCCGTTAAAAGAGATTCTCAGCGCTAAGGCACACGACATGGATCTGCAGCCCGACGATATCCTTTTCGTTCCAGTCAGCACCGGGAAGACCGTAGCACGAGTGAGCGTGCAAACAATTGTCTCAATCGCTAGTGGGCTGGCGCTTGTCGGAGCCACGCATTAGATATTTTCCTTCCCAAGCTGCAGTCGAGACTTGGCAGCGAATCAAGCCGAGGTTACGGCGGAACCGATCTTAGTATCTGCCTTTCCTTCGCACAACACTTCCTGATACAAGCTGAGCATGCGTTGAGTCATGATCTGAACTGTGAACTC encodes:
- a CDS encoding polysaccharide biosynthesis/export family protein — encoded protein: MFLVRRNLLLFCLHLACLGFPFTLTAQLASPSAPPTVQPVDTQRSSEIDSSNPAPPKLRIGGGDLIEVSVYGVSDFKEDVRVNDAGEVSLPLIGSVIVGGSTPEEARALIARKLVEGGFFRDPNVELFVKEYSSQAVSIMGEVMKPGVYPLLSTRRLYDVISLAGGLTPKAGKLVTVTHRDQPQNPIEVNFSNDPAKSIESNVEIYPGDTVVVAKAGIVYVVGDVGRPGGFIMENGEKMTVLQVIAMAQGPNRTAAMNGSRLLRKGASGITETPVPLKEILSAKAHDMDLQPDDILFVPVSTGKTVARVSVQTIVSIASGLALVGATH